In Brachypodium distachyon strain Bd21 chromosome 2, Brachypodium_distachyon_v3.0, whole genome shotgun sequence, one genomic interval encodes:
- the LOC100835210 gene encoding uncharacterized protein LOC100835210 isoform X2, with protein sequence MAVQSDGNPVETTTKGLDEEIKKKKKTILREVPPSDVKYVMSYKPESAESFKVEMPEKVVCKMPGFVESFCADMAVLAEMAERCDPIMLEKQKNYRQQLKTYGKVFYEVEVDDDYKEEGAPLQDQPGGRRRHRPGVIKTQAGQTKKLN encoded by the exons ATGGCGGTCCAGTCTGACGGGAACCCTGTAGAGACGACGACCAAG GGCCTAGACGAggagatcaagaagaagaagaagacgatcTTGCGTGAGGTGCCACCGAGCGACGTGAAGTATGTCATGTCCTACAAGCCAGAGTCCGCAGAGTCCTTCAAGGTGGAGATGCCCGAGAAGGTCGTCTGCAAGATGCCGGGCTTTGTGGAGAGCTTTTGTGCCGACATGGCCGTCCTGGCTGAAATGGCCGAGAGATGCGACCCGATCATGCTCGAGAAGCAGAAGAACTATAGGCAGCAGTTGAAGACCTATGGCAAAGTCTTCTACGAGGTCGAGGTCGACGACGACTACAAGGAGGAAGGAGCTCCTTTGCAGGATCAACCGGGAGGGCGGAGGAGGCACCGCCCCGGCGTCATCAAGACGCAAGCAGGGCAGACCAAGAAGCTGAATTAG
- the LOC106866184 gene encoding uncharacterized protein LOC106866184: protein MEPPNYVLIRQPRWRKTRRRPLTDRERGIDVVCRDGLFALPMEANAADSFVLALNKLALCLYNNVADMKMAKRSCEIELEDADGECLRLMRLVVVQMNKRLRRLRRLAYKVRQCVLGIEGAKPLNEPKCWDGERGFQWICTSENRDNLDTCDA from the exons ATGGAACCCCCCAACTACGTGCTCATCCGCCAGCCGCGGTGGCGCAAGACGAGGCGTCGCCCCCTCACTGACCGGGAGCGCGGAATCGATGTG GTGTGCCGCGATGGCCTCTTTGCGCTGCCCATGGAGGCCAATGCAGCTGACTCCTTTGTGTTAGCCCTGAACAAGTTGGCTCTATGCCTATACAACAATGTTGCCGATATGAAGATGGCCAAACGGAGCTGTGAAATTGAACTAGAAGATGCGGATGGTGAATGTCTGCGACTCATGAGGCTGGTAGTCGTCCAGATGAACAAgaggctccgccgcctccgccgtctgGCATACAAGGTCCGCCAATGTGTGCTGGGCATCGAGGGTGCAAAACCCTTGAATGAGCCAAAATGCTGGGACGGTGAACGAGGGTTCCAATGGATTTGCACCTCCGAGAACCGAGATAATTTGGATACTTGTGATGCATGA
- the LOC100835210 gene encoding uncharacterized protein LOC100835210 isoform X1, whose protein sequence is MFLSARAQQFLSSSSSLPSSLGRIWLGGQIRRPESASAGPDTGLDEEIKKKKKTILREVPPSDVKYVMSYKPESAESFKVEMPEKVVCKMPGFVESFCADMAVLAEMAERCDPIMLEKQKNYRQQLKTYGKVFYEVEVDDDYKEEGAPLQDQPGGRRRHRPGVIKTQAGQTKKLN, encoded by the exons ATGTTCTTGTCAGCACGGGCACAGCAGTTCCTGAGTTCCTCCTCAtctctcccttcttctctcGGCCGGATTTGGTTAGGCGGCCAAATCCGTCGGCCGGAGTCGGCGTCCGCAGGTCCTGATACC GGCCTAGACGAggagatcaagaagaagaagaagacgatcTTGCGTGAGGTGCCACCGAGCGACGTGAAGTATGTCATGTCCTACAAGCCAGAGTCCGCAGAGTCCTTCAAGGTGGAGATGCCCGAGAAGGTCGTCTGCAAGATGCCGGGCTTTGTGGAGAGCTTTTGTGCCGACATGGCCGTCCTGGCTGAAATGGCCGAGAGATGCGACCCGATCATGCTCGAGAAGCAGAAGAACTATAGGCAGCAGTTGAAGACCTATGGCAAAGTCTTCTACGAGGTCGAGGTCGACGACGACTACAAGGAGGAAGGAGCTCCTTTGCAGGATCAACCGGGAGGGCGGAGGAGGCACCGCCCCGGCGTCATCAAGACGCAAGCAGGGCAGACCAAGAAGCTGAATTAG
- the LOC100820904 gene encoding probable histone H2A.5 — protein sequence MDGAGGKAKKGAVGKKLGGPRKKSVTRSVKAGLQFPVGRIGRFLKKGRYAQRVGSGAPVYLAAVLEYLAAEVLELAGNAARDNKKTRIIPRHVLLAIRNDEELGRLLGGVTIAHGGVLPNINPLLLPKKAAEKAGTEKVAAKSPKKPAGKSPKKAAAKA from the exons ATGGACGGAGCCGGCGGCAAGGCGAAGAAGGGAGCCGTCGGGAAGAAGCTCGGCGGGCCGAGGAAGAAGTCCGTGACGCGGTCCGTCAAGGCCGGGCTCCAGTTCCCCGTCGGCCGCATCGGCCGGTTCCTCAAGAAGGGCCGCTACGCCCAGCGCGTCGGCTCCGGCGCCCCCGTctacctcgccgccgtcctcgagtacctcgccgccgag GTGCTCGAGCTTGCCGGGAACGCGGCGAGGGACAACAAGAAGACGAGGATCATCCCGCGCCACGTGCTGCTGGCGATCCGCAACGACGAGGAGCTCGGGAGGCTACTGGGCGGTGTCACCATCGCGCACGGCGGCGTGCTGCCCAACATCaacccgctgctgctgcccaagAAGGCGGCCGAGAAGGCCGGCACCGAGAAGGTGGCCGCCAAGTCCCCCAAGAAGCCCGCCGGCAAGTCGCCCAAgaaggccgccgccaaggcgTAG
- the LOC100846713 gene encoding uncharacterized protein LOC100846713, with protein sequence MDGRPCGLGRVPAVASEGTSSVDNTSITNIRPEKQQPTLLDGASPQSDNADGSLQAGMCVDFSNSVGSGVNKGLQKCATFPSSTVETGQEDPCCDADDTLKGAHTYQRSVSLPPTAKLISAMKGSRRKNGMSTPTENRHIKWAPDVYDPPVTSVSHSVNNSYQRRSKPRKKDKSKQKQKQKGRSKKKTQSVIQNPAVLQTHGLEDVGPSTGGKAPVDLGKHETEMLDYGIGSQEANCGSSFLRETVAKMHFSTAEAS encoded by the exons ATGGATGGTCGTCCATGTGGTCTTGGGAGAGTGCCAGCAGTGGCATCTGAGGGCACCTCTTCCGTTGACAACACCAGCATCACGAACATTCGGCCAGAGAAGCAGCAGCCTACGCTGCTGGATGGAGCTTCTCCGCAGAGCGACAACGCCGATGGTTCGTTGCAGGCTGGAATGTGTGTGGATTTCTCCAACTCTGTTGGCTCAGGGGTGAACAAAGGCCTCCAGAAGTGCGCAACGTTTCCTTCTTCTACCGTTGAAACCGGACAGGAGGATCCGTGCTGTGACGCAGATGACACTCTGAAGGGTGCTCACACTTATCAGCGCTCTGTGTCCTTACCT CCAACTGCGAAGCTCATCTCTGCTATGAAAGGAAGCCGCCGAAAGAATGGGATGTCAACACCAACTGAGAATCGCCACATCAAATGGGCGCCGGACGTGTATGACCCCCCTGTCACATCTGTGAGTCATTCTGTCAACAACAGTTACCAGCGACGGTCCAAGCCCCgtaagaaggacaagagcaaACAGAAACAGAAGCAGAAGGGCAGGTCCAAGAAGAAAACCCAGAGTGTCATCCAGAATCCAGCTGTCCTTCAGACTCATGG ATTGGAGGATGTTGGCCCCTCCACTGGTGGGAAAGCTCCTGTAGACCTCGGCAAGCATGAGACCGAGATGTTGGACTATGGCATTGGCAGCCAAGAAGCCAATTGCGGAAGCAGCTTCCTTCGTGAGACGGTTGCTAAAATGCACTTCTCCACCGCTGAGGCTTCCTGA
- the LOC100846407 gene encoding actin-depolymerizing factor 7, with product MANAASGMAVDDECKLKFLELKAKRTHRFIIYKIDEKKKMVVVEKVGEPALNYEDFASSLPANECRYAIFDYDFVTEENCQKSKIFFVAWSPDTARVRSKMIYASSKERFKRELDGIQVELQATDPDEVGFDVIQGRAN from the exons ATG GCAAATGCAGCATCAGGCATGGCTGTGGACGACGAATGCAAGCTCAAGTTCCTTGAGCTGAAGGCGAAGAGAACCCACCGCTTCATCATTTACAAGAtagatgagaagaagaagatggttGTCGTGGAGAAGGTCGGTGAGCCCGCCCTGAACTATGAAGATTTCGCTTCTAGCCTCCCTGCCAATGAATGCAGATACGCAATATTCGACTATGACTTTGTTACCGAGGAGAACTGCCAGAAGAGCAAGATATTCTTTGTTGCATG GTCTCCTGATACAGCACGCGTGAGAAGCAAGATGATCTACGCGAGCtccaaggaaaggttcaagaGGGAGCTCGATGGCATCCAGGTGGAGCTGCAGGCGACAGATCCAGACGAGGTTGGCTTTGATGTTATCCAAGGCCGTGCAAACTGA
- the LOC100821202 gene encoding soluble inorganic pyrophosphatase 4 — protein MAPAIEVVDKLATSPLKAPVLNERILSSMTRRPGSAHSWHDLEIGPDAPTIFNCVIEIPRGSKVKYELDKKTGLIMVDRVLYSSVVYPHNYGFIPRTLCDDSDPMDVLVIMQEPVVPGCFLRAKAIGLMPMIDQGEADDKIIAVCADDPEYKHFNDIKELPPHRLAEIRRFFEDYKKNENKEVAVNDFLPATAAYEAIQHSMDLYATYIVEGLRR, from the exons ATGGCTCCCGCTATTGAAGTTGTGGACAAGCTGGCAACCTCACCTCTTAAGGCTCCTGTTCTGAACGAAAGAATACTGTCATCCATGACTCGGAGACCTGGTTCAGCACATTCTTGGCATGATCTTGAGATAG GGCCTGATGCACCAACTATATTCAACTGT GTCATTGAGATACCTAGGGGCAGCAAAGTTAAATATGAGCTTGACAAGAAAACTGGACTGATAATG GTTGACCGTGTGCTTTATTCATCAGTTGTGTACCCTCACAACTATGGATTCATCCCTCGCACACTCTGTGATGACAGTGATCCGATGGATGTGCTTGTCATAATGCAG GAGCCAGTTGTACCAGGCTGTTTCCTCCGTGCAAAGGCCATTGGCCTCATGCCTATGATTGACCAG GGAGAGGCAGATGATAAGATCATTGCAGTATGTGCTGATGATCCTGAATACAAGCATTTCAATGATATCAAGGAGCTCCCACCTCACCGCTTGGCTGAAATCCGGCGCTTTTTTGAGGACT ACAAGAAGAATGAGAACAAGGAGGTTGCCGTGAATGACTTTCTGCCCGCAACCGCTGCTTATGAAGCCATTCAGCATTCCAT GGATCTGTATGCTACTTACATCGTGGAGGGCCTGCGGAGGTAG